The Amblyomma americanum isolate KBUSLIRL-KWMA chromosome 6, ASM5285725v1, whole genome shotgun sequence genome has a window encoding:
- the LOC144093596 gene encoding cytochrome c oxidase subunit 7C, mitochondrial-like, which produces MSMSRVTRLAVSARNFATSAIRRSGHDDHDTSGIPGSNLPFKINNKYGLTIKFALFFASGFAVPFFAVRHQLLKQ; this is translated from the exons ATGAGCATGTCTCGCGTTACTCGTCTGGCTGTTTCTGCGCGAAACTTCGCCACTTCGGCCATCCGGAGAAGTGGCCACGACGACCATGACACGAGCGGCATTCCCGGATCG AACTTGCCCTTCAAGATTAATAACAAGTACGGGCTGACCATCAAGTTCGCCCTTTTCTTCGCAAGCGGTTTTGCGGTTCCATTCTTTGCTGTCCGGCACCAGCTCCTGAAGCAGTGA